In Oncorhynchus mykiss isolate Arlee chromosome 1, USDA_OmykA_1.1, whole genome shotgun sequence, the following proteins share a genomic window:
- the arhgef33 gene encoding rho guanine nucleotide exchange factor 33 isoform X2 has product MENGKSDEQDQEMEEANLEIAQLQALVVELRTGLQGVLQDVSVLQQRGRGLEERAQGQQSEVDDRIMGIRNSLNTFKEDLSGALSQIKEVTSRQKELQKGLELLQSETGREILSVQQRKSSKGDCIGEGHGCLSNQTELNVIQHYFASLPSCSPQMSTASTQTSNSEQDAASGQPQRAQSKSPVWRERKESRDDTDAQSVPENGKRQVAALELLESERVYVSYLSLLLKANITFNSSEALHTKDKRPFPSSLRFLIQQHLELLHTLQERVLKCQWQGIMGDVFMRLTSKESDFLDFYVSYLKELPECLSVVSMLTTTSLKAAGLFEGDIMGDETHPSLHTLLLQPVQRIPEYLLLLQTLLKQTDAEHPDYYLLLLCIQQFSSFTAQYAHLLQHNQELLLHNRKELKRSASDPGSDLVFWSTMKQFFKNVDCGNVMQANEMGSPYPSSNAILEHANQVKRSKQRLLEQIQSIRFQDWESEAHHSDSAIPFFSPDTDPRLKPPCLQSIPEIGSSERLPGKRLPPGSAMADALGEFLLPGDAPGLEGLYEDTNSSLHNMSMFDQCSSASSDSSIDIAFVRYPKSHQAVREVYNRGSRESGYKQLPGRGCVSPDEAGMMRVHHHRPLQADQRKSKSLNGLQLDSTVSGDSGPGHLSDHLRGNGAHQHTKLERQSSNKYHPRSSKSQSSNNSPISPPQQKAEPERQIGVTEEELHNHHNKDSGSLPWGEEPRWKAEGNNHTPFSERSRKQEKGGFRSSFKKLFKKKSGGGEKDKDKEKPESQNSSEAGNTPGVAHLGIDRGTAV; this is encoded by the exons ATGGAAAACGGCAAGTCAGATG AACAAGACCAGGAAATGGAGGAGGCCAACCTGGAGATTGCTCAG CTGCAGGCCTTGGTGGTGGAGCTGCGTACGGGGCTGCAGGGAGTGTTACAGGACGTGTCTGTGCTGCAGCAGAGGGGCAGAGGTCTGGAGGAGAGGGCTCAGGGCCAGCAGAGCGAAGTGGATGACAGGATCATGGGAATCAGGAACTCCCTCAACACATTTAAG GAGGACTTGAGCGGTGCTTTATCCCAGATCAAAGAGGTTACCAGCAGACAGAAAGAGCTACAGAAAGGCCTGGAGCTCCTCCAATCAGAGACCGGCAGAGAGATCCTGTCCGTTCAACAGAG GAAAAGCTCCAAAGGGGACTGCATTGGGGAGGGCCATGGGTGTCtctccaaccagacagagctcAATGTCATCCAGCATTACTTTGCCAGCCTGCCCAGCTGCTCTCCACAGATGAGCACAGCCTCCACACAGA CCTCTAACTCAGAGCAGGACGCAGCCAGTGGCCAGCCCCAGAGAGCTCAGTCTAAGTCTCCAGtgtggagagaaaggaaagagagccGAGACGATACGGATGCACAGAGCGTCCCAGAGAACg GTAAGAGGCAGGTTGCTGCCCTGGAGCTGTTGGAGTCAGAAAGGGTCTATGTGTCATAcctgtctctgctgctgaaagccaacatcaccttCAACAGCTCAGAGGCCCTCCACACCAAAGACAAACG gccGTTCCCCAGTTCTCTACGCTTCCTCATCCAGCAACACCTGGAGCTTCTCCACACCCTGCAGGAGAGGGTCCTCAAGTGCCAGTGGCAGGGCATCATGGGAGATGTATTCATGAGGCTCACCAGCAAAGAG AGTGATTTCCTGGATTTCTACGTGTCGTATCTTAAGGAGCTGCCTGAATGTCTGtctgtggtcagcatgttaaCCACCACCTCACTAAAAGCTGCCGGCCTGTTTGAG GGTGACATCATGGGGGATGAgacacacccctctctccacaCTCTGCTCCTCCAGCCAGTACAGAGGATCCCTGAGTACCTTCTGCTGCTGCAG accctgttgaagcagACGGATGCAGAGCACCCTGACTACTACCTGCTGCTGCTGTGCATCCAGCAGTTCAGTTCCTTCACTGCCCAGTACGCCCACCTACTGCAGCACAACCAAGAGCTGCTCCTGCACAACCGCAAGGAGCTCAAGAGGTCAGCATCTGATCCAGGCTCAGATTTGGTGTTTTG GTCAACTATGAAGCAGTTCTTCAAAAACGTGGACTGTGGTAACGTTATGCAAGCCAATGAGATGGGTTCTCCTTACCCCAGCAGCAATGCAATACT agaGCATGCCAACCAGGTGAAACGCAGCAAGCAGAGGCTCCTGGAGCAGATCCAGTCTATACGCTTTCAGGACTGGGAGAGCGAGGCCCACCACTCTGACTCTGCCATCCCGTTTTTCTCCCCTGACACCGACCCTCGCCTCAAACCTCCATGCCTGCAGAGCATTCCTGAGATCGGGTCATCAGAGCGGCTGCCCGGCAAACGGCTGCCCCCAGGCTCAGCCATGGCCGATGCCCTGGGGGAGTTCCTTCTCCCTGGGGATGCCCCGGGCTTGGAGGGGCTGTATGAGGACACAAACTCATCTCTTCACAACATGTCCATGTTTGACCAATGCTCCAGCGCTTCCTCTGACTCTAGCATCGACATTGCCTTTGTGCGCTACCCTAAGAGCCACCAGGCCGTCCGTGAGGTCTACAACAGGGGCAGCCGGGAGAGTGGGTACAAGCAGCTGCCTGGTCGGGGGTGCGTGTCTCCAGACGAGGCCGGAATGATGCGAGttcaccaccaccgccccctgCAGGCCGATCAGCGTAAGAGCAAGTCCCTGAACGGGTTGCAGCTGGACAGCACTGTGAGTGGGGATAGTGGCCCCGGACATCTCTCTGACCACCTAAGGGGCAACGGGGCCCACCAACACACCAAGCTGGAGAGGCAGTCCAGTAATAAATATCACCCACGCAGCAGCAAGAGCCAGAGCAGCAACAACAGCCCCATCAGCCCCCCGCAGCAAAAGgcagagccagagagacagataggagtcACTGAAGAGGAGCTACATAACCACCACAACAAG GATTCTGGGAGCCTACCCTGGGGGGAGGAGCCAAGATGGAAGGCTGAGGGGAATAACCACACCCCCTTCAGTGAGAGGAGCAGGAAACAGGAGAAGGGAGGATTCAGGAGCTCCTTCAAGAAGCTCTTCAAGAAAAA GtcggggggaggagagaaagacaaggaCAAAGAGAAGCCAGAAAGCCAGAACTCCAGTGAGGCAGGCAATACCCCAGGAGTCGCCCACCTAGGCATCGACCGCGGGACTGCTGTGTGA
- the arhgef33 gene encoding rho guanine nucleotide exchange factor 33 isoform X1 → MENGKSDEQDQEMEEANLEIAQLQALVVELRTGLQGVLQDVSVLQQRGRGLEERAQGQQSEVDDRIMGIRNSLNTFKEDLSGALSQIKEVTSRQKELQKGLELLQSETGREILSVQQRKSSKGDCIGEGHGCLSNQTELNVIQHYFASLPSCSPQMSTASTQTSNSEQDAASGQPQRAQSKSPVWRERKESRDDTDAQSVPENGKRQVAALELLESERVYVSYLSLLLKANITFNSSEALHTKDKRPFPSSLRFLIQQHLELLHTLQERVLKCQWQGIMGDVFMRLTSKESDFLDFYVSYLKELPECLSVVSMLTTTSLKAAGLFEGDIMGDETHPSLHTLLLQPVQRIPEYLLLLQTLLKQTDAEHPDYYLLLLCIQQFSSFTAQYAHLLQHNQELLLHNRKELKRSASDPGSDLVFWSTMKQFFKNVDCGNVMQANEMGSPYPSSNAILLPLSPHREHANQVKRSKQRLLEQIQSIRFQDWESEAHHSDSAIPFFSPDTDPRLKPPCLQSIPEIGSSERLPGKRLPPGSAMADALGEFLLPGDAPGLEGLYEDTNSSLHNMSMFDQCSSASSDSSIDIAFVRYPKSHQAVREVYNRGSRESGYKQLPGRGCVSPDEAGMMRVHHHRPLQADQRKSKSLNGLQLDSTVSGDSGPGHLSDHLRGNGAHQHTKLERQSSNKYHPRSSKSQSSNNSPISPPQQKAEPERQIGVTEEELHNHHNKDSGSLPWGEEPRWKAEGNNHTPFSERSRKQEKGGFRSSFKKLFKKKSGGGEKDKDKEKPESQNSSEAGNTPGVAHLGIDRGTAV, encoded by the exons ATGGAAAACGGCAAGTCAGATG AACAAGACCAGGAAATGGAGGAGGCCAACCTGGAGATTGCTCAG CTGCAGGCCTTGGTGGTGGAGCTGCGTACGGGGCTGCAGGGAGTGTTACAGGACGTGTCTGTGCTGCAGCAGAGGGGCAGAGGTCTGGAGGAGAGGGCTCAGGGCCAGCAGAGCGAAGTGGATGACAGGATCATGGGAATCAGGAACTCCCTCAACACATTTAAG GAGGACTTGAGCGGTGCTTTATCCCAGATCAAAGAGGTTACCAGCAGACAGAAAGAGCTACAGAAAGGCCTGGAGCTCCTCCAATCAGAGACCGGCAGAGAGATCCTGTCCGTTCAACAGAG GAAAAGCTCCAAAGGGGACTGCATTGGGGAGGGCCATGGGTGTCtctccaaccagacagagctcAATGTCATCCAGCATTACTTTGCCAGCCTGCCCAGCTGCTCTCCACAGATGAGCACAGCCTCCACACAGA CCTCTAACTCAGAGCAGGACGCAGCCAGTGGCCAGCCCCAGAGAGCTCAGTCTAAGTCTCCAGtgtggagagaaaggaaagagagccGAGACGATACGGATGCACAGAGCGTCCCAGAGAACg GTAAGAGGCAGGTTGCTGCCCTGGAGCTGTTGGAGTCAGAAAGGGTCTATGTGTCATAcctgtctctgctgctgaaagccaacatcaccttCAACAGCTCAGAGGCCCTCCACACCAAAGACAAACG gccGTTCCCCAGTTCTCTACGCTTCCTCATCCAGCAACACCTGGAGCTTCTCCACACCCTGCAGGAGAGGGTCCTCAAGTGCCAGTGGCAGGGCATCATGGGAGATGTATTCATGAGGCTCACCAGCAAAGAG AGTGATTTCCTGGATTTCTACGTGTCGTATCTTAAGGAGCTGCCTGAATGTCTGtctgtggtcagcatgttaaCCACCACCTCACTAAAAGCTGCCGGCCTGTTTGAG GGTGACATCATGGGGGATGAgacacacccctctctccacaCTCTGCTCCTCCAGCCAGTACAGAGGATCCCTGAGTACCTTCTGCTGCTGCAG accctgttgaagcagACGGATGCAGAGCACCCTGACTACTACCTGCTGCTGCTGTGCATCCAGCAGTTCAGTTCCTTCACTGCCCAGTACGCCCACCTACTGCAGCACAACCAAGAGCTGCTCCTGCACAACCGCAAGGAGCTCAAGAGGTCAGCATCTGATCCAGGCTCAGATTTGGTGTTTTG GTCAACTATGAAGCAGTTCTTCAAAAACGTGGACTGTGGTAACGTTATGCAAGCCAATGAGATGGGTTCTCCTTACCCCAGCAGCAATGCAATACT cctccccctctcccctcacagagaGCATGCCAACCAGGTGAAACGCAGCAAGCAGAGGCTCCTGGAGCAGATCCAGTCTATACGCTTTCAGGACTGGGAGAGCGAGGCCCACCACTCTGACTCTGCCATCCCGTTTTTCTCCCCTGACACCGACCCTCGCCTCAAACCTCCATGCCTGCAGAGCATTCCTGAGATCGGGTCATCAGAGCGGCTGCCCGGCAAACGGCTGCCCCCAGGCTCAGCCATGGCCGATGCCCTGGGGGAGTTCCTTCTCCCTGGGGATGCCCCGGGCTTGGAGGGGCTGTATGAGGACACAAACTCATCTCTTCACAACATGTCCATGTTTGACCAATGCTCCAGCGCTTCCTCTGACTCTAGCATCGACATTGCCTTTGTGCGCTACCCTAAGAGCCACCAGGCCGTCCGTGAGGTCTACAACAGGGGCAGCCGGGAGAGTGGGTACAAGCAGCTGCCTGGTCGGGGGTGCGTGTCTCCAGACGAGGCCGGAATGATGCGAGttcaccaccaccgccccctgCAGGCCGATCAGCGTAAGAGCAAGTCCCTGAACGGGTTGCAGCTGGACAGCACTGTGAGTGGGGATAGTGGCCCCGGACATCTCTCTGACCACCTAAGGGGCAACGGGGCCCACCAACACACCAAGCTGGAGAGGCAGTCCAGTAATAAATATCACCCACGCAGCAGCAAGAGCCAGAGCAGCAACAACAGCCCCATCAGCCCCCCGCAGCAAAAGgcagagccagagagacagataggagtcACTGAAGAGGAGCTACATAACCACCACAACAAG GATTCTGGGAGCCTACCCTGGGGGGAGGAGCCAAGATGGAAGGCTGAGGGGAATAACCACACCCCCTTCAGTGAGAGGAGCAGGAAACAGGAGAAGGGAGGATTCAGGAGCTCCTTCAAGAAGCTCTTCAAGAAAAA GtcggggggaggagagaaagacaaggaCAAAGAGAAGCCAGAAAGCCAGAACTCCAGTGAGGCAGGCAATACCCCAGGAGTCGCCCACCTAGGCATCGACCGCGGGACTGCTGTGTGA